In a single window of the Luteibacter rhizovicinus DSM 16549 genome:
- a CDS encoding carboxy terminal-processing peptidase: MTSPRTTVFAALALCATLALATATGAPQAAPTSTGAAAHADTQGPIALVASDQQAVAGKVATLFLSRFHYRPRPLDATFSAVVFDKLVETLDPERGYFTQADIAHFAPLRPTLGNAIDEGDLTPAFEPVNLYLNRVVDEARYAQSLLKDGFDFTAHESIATERKAAPWPASTDELHELWRERAKEDWLRLKLAGQGDDAIRKTLAHRYANLVSRIEKTSTDDAFQLFMTAYAESTDPHTDYFAAKAATVFNTEMSLSLEGIGAYLREHDEYTQVTELIPGSPAAKSGKIHVGDRITGVGQGSAGPLTDVIGWRSDDVVALIKGKSGTSVRVELLPDESKGDVAPHTITLTRRHISIEDEAAKQTVLQVGEPGHAHKLGIITVPSFYEDFDARRAGDANYRSVTRDVSRMLGELKKQKVDGVVIDLRDNGGGSLTEASDMVGLFTGAGPVVQVRSADGKVEVQGATNAAPAWSGALGVLVNHGSASASEIFAAAIQDRGRGVILGQRTFGKGTVQNLLDLDEAVEEAHDGKLGELKMTIAQFYRINGDSTQLLGVTPDIAFPATEDEKDFGESTYKNALPASSIAAVPHTQNKTLAPLFPKLDSAHLARVQHTARWQLTIDELAAFQATAARATVSLNLDERKATREADLKVSADFRARRKALNLADGLPTDDDTALQGDDGLDPEERSVALDKRPEPTKPSKDPYVQEAAQIIADEAAMLMAAPSAQAPG; encoded by the coding sequence ATGACCTCGCCCCGCACCACCGTCTTCGCCGCCCTGGCGCTCTGTGCAACCTTAGCCCTCGCCACAGCCACCGGCGCACCCCAGGCGGCACCGACCAGCACGGGCGCAGCGGCGCACGCCGATACCCAGGGACCGATCGCGCTCGTCGCCAGCGACCAGCAAGCGGTTGCCGGCAAGGTTGCCACCCTGTTCCTGAGCCGCTTCCACTACCGGCCCCGGCCGCTGGATGCGACGTTCTCCGCCGTCGTCTTCGACAAGCTGGTCGAAACGCTCGACCCGGAGCGCGGCTACTTCACCCAGGCCGACATCGCACATTTCGCGCCGCTTCGGCCCACGCTCGGCAACGCCATCGACGAGGGTGACCTGACGCCCGCCTTCGAGCCGGTGAATCTCTACCTCAACCGTGTGGTCGACGAAGCACGCTACGCGCAATCGCTGCTGAAGGATGGCTTCGACTTCACGGCCCATGAGTCCATCGCCACCGAACGGAAGGCCGCGCCGTGGCCTGCGTCGACCGACGAACTCCATGAGCTCTGGCGTGAACGCGCCAAGGAAGACTGGCTGCGCCTGAAGCTGGCCGGACAAGGCGACGACGCGATTCGCAAGACGCTTGCCCATCGTTACGCGAACCTTGTCTCGCGCATCGAGAAGACCAGCACCGACGACGCCTTCCAGTTGTTCATGACGGCGTACGCCGAGTCGACCGATCCGCACACCGACTACTTCGCGGCGAAGGCCGCGACCGTGTTCAACACGGAAATGTCCCTGTCGCTGGAAGGCATCGGCGCCTATCTGCGCGAGCACGACGAATACACGCAGGTCACCGAGTTGATCCCGGGCAGCCCGGCCGCCAAGTCCGGGAAGATCCATGTGGGTGACCGCATCACCGGCGTCGGCCAGGGCAGCGCAGGGCCGCTGACCGATGTCATCGGCTGGCGCTCGGACGATGTCGTTGCGCTCATCAAGGGCAAGAGCGGCACGTCCGTGCGCGTCGAGCTGCTTCCCGATGAGAGCAAGGGCGATGTCGCCCCGCACACCATCACCCTCACCCGCCGCCACATCAGCATCGAGGACGAAGCCGCGAAGCAGACCGTGCTCCAGGTCGGCGAACCGGGCCATGCGCACAAGCTGGGCATCATCACCGTGCCATCGTTCTATGAAGACTTCGACGCAAGGCGCGCGGGTGATGCGAACTACCGCAGCGTGACGCGCGATGTCTCGCGCATGCTCGGCGAGCTGAAGAAGCAGAAGGTCGACGGCGTGGTCATCGACTTGCGTGATAACGGCGGCGGATCCTTGACTGAAGCCTCGGACATGGTCGGACTGTTCACGGGTGCCGGCCCGGTCGTGCAGGTGCGCAGCGCGGACGGCAAGGTCGAGGTGCAAGGTGCCACCAACGCCGCGCCGGCCTGGTCGGGTGCGCTGGGCGTTCTCGTGAATCATGGCTCGGCGTCGGCCTCGGAAATCTTCGCCGCGGCGATCCAGGACCGCGGCCGTGGCGTCATCCTCGGCCAGCGCACGTTCGGCAAGGGCACGGTGCAGAACCTGCTCGACCTCGACGAGGCCGTGGAAGAAGCGCACGACGGCAAACTCGGCGAGCTCAAGATGACGATCGCCCAGTTCTATCGCATCAACGGCGACAGCACGCAATTGCTGGGCGTGACGCCGGATATCGCGTTCCCGGCGACGGAAGACGAAAAGGACTTCGGCGAGTCGACCTACAAGAACGCGCTACCAGCGTCGTCGATAGCGGCCGTTCCCCACACGCAGAACAAGACGCTCGCGCCGCTCTTTCCCAAACTCGATAGCGCGCACCTGGCACGCGTACAGCACACCGCACGCTGGCAGCTCACCATCGACGAGCTCGCCGCCTTCCAGGCGACGGCGGCGCGCGCGACCGTCTCGCTGAATCTCGATGAGCGCAAAGCGACCCGCGAGGCCGACCTGAAAGTCTCCGCGGACTTCCGCGCGCGCCGCAAGGCACTGAACCTGGCGGATGGCCTTCCCACCGACGACGACACCGCGCTTCAGGGTGACGACGGCCTGGATCCGGAAGAGCGCAGCGTGGCGCTGGACAAGCGTCCCGAGCCGACCAAGCCGTCGAAGGATCCGTACGTGCAGGAAGCGGCGCAAATCATCGCCGATGAAGCGGCGATGTTGATGGCAGCCCCGAGCGCGCAAGCGCCCGGGTGA
- a CDS encoding organic hydroperoxide resistance protein: MSRIENVLYTGKTRTTGGRDGESRSSDGRLAIKLSPPGTAGEGTNPEQLLAAGWSACFIGAMGLAARAQHVALPKDTEVNTEVDLGTAGDQYFLQARLNVSLPGLDREVAQSLVDTAHRTCPYSKALHGNIDIVTTLV; the protein is encoded by the coding sequence ATGTCACGCATCGAGAACGTCCTCTATACCGGCAAGACCCGCACCACCGGCGGCCGCGACGGCGAATCGCGCAGTTCCGACGGCCGCCTGGCCATCAAGCTGTCCCCGCCCGGCACGGCCGGCGAAGGCACCAACCCGGAGCAGCTCCTCGCCGCCGGCTGGTCCGCCTGTTTCATCGGCGCCATGGGCCTGGCGGCCCGTGCGCAGCACGTGGCCCTGCCCAAGGACACCGAAGTGAATACCGAGGTCGACCTCGGCACGGCCGGCGACCAGTACTTCCTGCAGGCCCGTCTCAACGTGAGCTTGCCGGGCCTGGATCGCGAGGTGGCGCAGTCGCTCGTCGACACCGCGCACCGCACCTGCCCCTACTCGAAGGCGCTACACGGCAACATCGACATCGTGACCACCCTCGTCTGA
- a CDS encoding redoxin family protein, whose translation MTSSRLLIGFSAICLALIAAWPAGWARDRAGDATAASASVPAPDFVGIDHWFNSQPLSLKDLHGKVTLVEFWTHECINCVHVVPHTEALYKKYANDGLVVVGVHTPEYDEEHELPGIASAIKAQGITYPVAVDNGYATWNAYGNRFWPALYLIDQNGKIVYSHYGEGNYDETEARVRQLLGKA comes from the coding sequence ATGACCTCCTCCCGTCTTCTTATCGGCTTCTCTGCGATCTGCCTCGCCCTGATCGCCGCGTGGCCCGCCGGCTGGGCCCGCGACCGTGCCGGCGACGCCACAGCCGCTTCCGCGTCCGTGCCTGCGCCGGACTTCGTCGGCATCGACCACTGGTTCAATTCGCAACCGCTTTCCCTCAAGGACCTGCATGGCAAGGTCACCCTGGTGGAGTTCTGGACGCACGAGTGCATCAACTGCGTGCATGTCGTGCCGCATACCGAGGCGCTGTACAAGAAATACGCGAACGACGGTCTGGTCGTGGTCGGCGTGCATACGCCGGAGTACGACGAGGAACATGAGCTTCCCGGGATCGCATCGGCCATCAAGGCGCAAGGCATCACGTATCCGGTCGCCGTCGACAACGGCTACGCCACCTGGAACGCCTATGGCAACCGGTTCTGGCCTGCGCTATATCTGATCGACCAGAACGGCAAGATTGTCTACAGCCACTATGGCGAGGGAAACTACGACGAAACCGAAGCACGCGTCCGCCAGCTCTTGGGCAAGGCGTGA
- a CDS encoding response regulator: MDHVDHILVVDDDREIRTGVAQYLQKNGLRTSVAADGREMNALLDTTAVDLIVLDIMMPGDDGLVLTRNLRASKHRAIPVLLLTARDDETDRIIGLEMGADDYVVKPFSPRELLARINAVIRRTRMLPPNLRVTEASGMLGFGRWRLDTTARHLLDDEGTIVSLSGAEFRLLRVFLDHPQRILSRDQLLNLTQGRDAELFDRSIDLMVSRLRQRLVDDAREQAYIKTVRNEGYVFTMPVVVLGEAS, encoded by the coding sequence ATGGACCACGTCGACCATATCCTCGTCGTCGATGACGATCGCGAAATCCGCACGGGTGTCGCGCAGTACCTGCAGAAGAACGGGCTGCGTACCAGCGTAGCGGCCGATGGTCGCGAGATGAATGCCCTGCTCGATACCACCGCCGTGGACCTCATCGTGCTCGACATCATGATGCCTGGCGACGACGGGCTGGTGCTCACCCGTAACCTGCGCGCGAGCAAGCACCGGGCGATCCCGGTGCTCCTGCTCACCGCGCGCGACGACGAGACCGACCGGATCATCGGGCTGGAGATGGGCGCCGACGATTACGTGGTCAAGCCATTCTCGCCGCGCGAACTGCTGGCGCGCATCAACGCGGTGATCCGCCGCACGCGCATGCTGCCGCCGAACCTCCGCGTGACCGAAGCCAGTGGCATGCTCGGTTTCGGTCGCTGGCGCCTGGACACCACCGCGCGCCATTTGCTCGACGACGAGGGCACCATCGTGTCGCTGAGCGGCGCGGAATTCCGTCTGTTGCGCGTGTTCCTCGATCACCCGCAGCGAATCCTCTCGCGCGACCAGCTGCTCAACCTCACCCAGGGGCGCGACGCCGAGCTGTTCGATCGCTCGATCGACCTGATGGTGAGTCGTCTCCGCCAGCGCCTCGTCGATGACGCCCGAGAGCAGGCCTATATCAAGACCGTGCGCAATGAGGGCTATGTCTTCACCATGCCGGTCGTCGTGCTCGGGGAAGCGTCGTGA
- a CDS encoding sensor histidine kinase, protein MNATLARWMPKSIASRLYLIIFTGLLLAHGMSFGLLFFERYQSAKTVMLNTLEHDVGTSVAILDRLPAAERPAWLGRLQRDNYRYILGPGQGGTDPISDRARVVTGLIQREVGPSFAVKANTVAMGPERYQVHLTLHDGAPLAIEVTPRVMPLADWLPFVFILQMIVLVVITWLAVRLATRPLVRLARAAESITPTNEGPRMAEDGPTEVAQAAVAFNAMQDRIALYVKERLQILAAISHDLQTPITRMRLRAEALDDSQERGKLLQDLHEMEHLVREGVAYARSAHGATETPRKIDPAAFVESLVFDYQDTGKAVSLSGSVDGTAIVRPQALRRVLGNLIDNALKYAGTAEVGMARTAAGTLCIEVADRGPGIPEDELGRVLEPFYRLENSRNRDTGGTGLGLAIAAQLMLSIGGRLTLAARPGGGLIARVELP, encoded by the coding sequence GTGAATGCGACGCTGGCGCGCTGGATGCCGAAGAGCATCGCATCGCGCCTGTATCTGATCATCTTTACCGGGTTGCTGCTGGCGCACGGCATGTCGTTCGGGCTGCTGTTCTTCGAGCGCTACCAGAGCGCGAAGACGGTCATGCTCAATACCCTCGAGCACGACGTCGGTACATCGGTGGCGATTCTCGATCGCCTCCCGGCCGCGGAGCGGCCGGCATGGCTGGGTCGGCTACAACGCGACAATTACCGCTACATCCTCGGTCCGGGCCAGGGCGGCACCGATCCGATCTCGGATCGTGCGCGCGTCGTCACCGGTCTGATCCAGCGCGAAGTCGGTCCGTCGTTCGCGGTCAAGGCAAATACCGTCGCGATGGGGCCGGAGCGCTACCAGGTACACCTCACCCTGCACGACGGCGCCCCCCTGGCTATCGAAGTCACGCCACGCGTGATGCCCCTCGCCGACTGGCTTCCCTTCGTCTTCATCCTGCAGATGATCGTGCTGGTGGTGATCACCTGGCTGGCCGTCCGCCTGGCCACGCGTCCGCTGGTTCGACTGGCGCGCGCCGCGGAGTCCATCACCCCGACGAACGAAGGGCCGCGGATGGCCGAGGACGGCCCCACCGAGGTGGCTCAGGCGGCGGTGGCGTTCAATGCCATGCAGGATCGCATCGCGCTCTACGTGAAGGAGCGCCTGCAGATCCTCGCCGCGATCTCGCATGATCTGCAGACGCCGATCACCCGCATGCGTCTGCGCGCCGAGGCCCTCGACGATTCACAGGAGCGCGGCAAGCTGCTCCAGGATCTGCACGAGATGGAGCACCTGGTGCGCGAAGGCGTGGCGTATGCGCGCAGTGCGCATGGCGCCACGGAGACGCCGCGCAAGATCGATCCGGCCGCGTTCGTGGAAAGCCTCGTCTTCGACTACCAGGACACCGGCAAGGCCGTGAGTCTTTCCGGCAGCGTCGACGGCACGGCGATCGTCCGGCCGCAGGCGCTGCGACGGGTGCTCGGCAACTTGATCGACAACGCGTTGAAGTACGCCGGCACGGCGGAAGTAGGCATGGCGCGCACCGCGGCCGGCACGTTATGCATCGAAGTCGCCGATCGCGGTCCGGGCATTCCCGAGGACGAACTGGGGCGCGTGCTCGAGCCGTTCTACCGGCTGGAGAATTCGCGCAACCGCGATACGGGTGGAACAGGGTTGGGCCTGGCGATCGCTGCACAGCTGATGCTGTCGATCGGTGGCCGGCTTACCCTGGCGGCTCGCCCCGGCGGCGGTTTGATCGCGCGCGTGGAATTACCTTGA
- a CDS encoding D-cysteine desulfhydrase family protein, with protein sequence MSYDALDALDRLPRIPLLDTVTAVHRLERVEERLGLARRGIRLSIKRDDVMALGGGGNKLRKLEYHLGHARDIGADTIITVGGVQSNHARLTAAAAARHGFACEMLLARMVPKDGDDYEKNGNVLLDALFGAKVTLLPRGENALVHATARAEALQAGGHVVVILPTGGSTPRGALGYARCAREIAQQEDALDLRFDRIIVPNGSSGTHAGLVAGFAALGRQPERVMAYSVLAARDAAATTTLGLARDALALLGSQAELSDAHVRIDGAQLGDGYGVPTVAMKDALRLMASAEGILLDPVYSGKAFAGLVQSLRDGTVRDGEHVLFIATGGQPGLYAYREDLVG encoded by the coding sequence ATGTCATACGACGCCCTCGACGCGCTCGACCGTCTTCCCCGCATCCCCTTGCTCGACACCGTGACAGCAGTCCATCGCCTCGAGCGTGTCGAAGAGCGGCTTGGCCTTGCCAGGCGCGGCATCCGCCTGAGTATCAAACGCGACGACGTCATGGCGCTCGGCGGCGGTGGCAACAAGCTGCGCAAGCTCGAGTATCACCTGGGCCATGCGCGCGACATCGGCGCGGACACCATCATCACGGTCGGTGGCGTTCAGTCGAACCATGCGCGCCTGACGGCGGCCGCTGCCGCGCGGCACGGATTCGCTTGCGAGATGCTCCTCGCACGCATGGTTCCCAAGGACGGCGACGACTACGAGAAGAACGGCAACGTGCTTCTCGATGCATTGTTCGGTGCGAAGGTGACGCTACTGCCGCGTGGCGAGAATGCGCTGGTCCATGCGACGGCGCGCGCGGAAGCGCTGCAGGCGGGAGGCCATGTCGTCGTTATTCTTCCCACCGGTGGCTCGACGCCACGTGGTGCCTTGGGCTACGCGCGTTGCGCACGGGAAATCGCGCAGCAGGAAGACGCGCTCGACCTGCGCTTCGATCGCATCATCGTGCCCAATGGCAGCTCGGGGACGCACGCGGGCCTTGTCGCGGGCTTCGCCGCGCTGGGCCGCCAGCCGGAGCGGGTCATGGCGTATTCGGTGCTTGCCGCACGCGACGCCGCGGCAACGACGACACTCGGGCTGGCACGCGATGCACTCGCCCTGCTCGGCTCGCAGGCCGAGTTGTCCGATGCGCATGTGCGGATAGACGGAGCGCAGCTGGGCGACGGTTATGGCGTGCCGACGGTGGCCATGAAGGACGCCTTGCGCCTGATGGCGAGCGCCGAAGGCATCCTGTTGGATCCGGTGTATTCGGGGAAGGCGTTTGCGGGGTTGGTGCAAAGCCTGCGCGATGGCACCGTGCGCGATGGCGAGCATGTGTTGTTCATTGCGACGGGTGGGCAGCCTGGCCTCTATGCGTATCGCGAGGATCTGGTGGGGTGA
- a CDS encoding DUF4142 domain-containing protein, with protein MRTFASLIIALFLAGTASAESARSSAADTDFVRKASSGNLTEIALGKLAADQASSDDVKKYAAQMVIDHSRSNEQLGKLAGSKGIQIATAPDVAQQQDIDRLKGLDGANFDRAYSDLMLRSHKLTSGLYELEATKGEDTEIRAFAHDTLPLLREHEKLADSLPPF; from the coding sequence ATGCGCACGTTCGCCAGCCTCATCATCGCCCTCTTCCTTGCAGGCACGGCGTCCGCCGAATCCGCGCGAAGCAGCGCCGCCGATACCGACTTTGTCCGCAAGGCCAGTAGCGGTAATCTCACCGAGATCGCGCTTGGTAAACTCGCCGCGGACCAGGCGTCATCCGACGATGTGAAAAAGTACGCCGCCCAAATGGTCATCGATCACAGCCGGTCGAACGAACAACTGGGCAAGCTGGCGGGAAGCAAAGGCATCCAGATCGCAACCGCGCCGGACGTAGCGCAGCAGCAAGACATCGACCGACTCAAGGGCCTCGATGGGGCGAACTTCGATCGTGCGTACTCCGACCTCATGCTGCGCTCACACAAGCTGACCTCGGGGCTTTACGAGCTGGAAGCCACCAAGGGCGAGGACACCGAGATCCGCGCCTTTGCCCATGACACGCTTCCGCTCCTGCGCGAACACGAGAAGCTCGCGGATTCGTTGCCACCGTTCTGA
- a CDS encoding DUF1328 domain-containing protein, whose translation MLHWAVVFFVIAIIAAVFGFTGIAAGAASIAKILFVVFLILFILSLLFGGLRRGPRI comes from the coding sequence ATGCTGCATTGGGCCGTAGTTTTCTTCGTCATCGCCATCATCGCGGCGGTCTTCGGCTTCACCGGCATCGCCGCCGGCGCCGCCAGCATCGCCAAGATTCTGTTCGTGGTCTTCCTTATCCTGTTCATTCTGTCGCTGCTGTTCGGCGGCCTGCGTCGCGGTCCCAGGATATAA
- a CDS encoding isocitrate lyase/PEP mutase family protein produces the protein MSAQRLRDLHRGSELLVLPNAWDPASASVIQHAGAPAVATTSAGVAWSCGWPDGDQLPAAEMIGAVRRILRVVDLPLTVDIEEGCSDDPEEVARLVVTLVDEGVAGINIEDGSKSPDLLVAKLQAIRAALGKRDLFINGRTDVYLRGMASGDAAVEEVLARAKRYIDAGIDGMFVPGLSVIDEIRRVAEGIASVPLNVMLVPGLPSHAELYSAGARRLSAGIALSLDAYAATAQKAAEFMGKAAPAAVTYPLLNALLKR, from the coding sequence ATGAGTGCCCAACGCCTTCGAGACCTTCACCGCGGTAGCGAGCTCCTCGTGCTGCCTAACGCCTGGGATCCGGCCAGTGCCTCGGTCATCCAGCATGCCGGCGCCCCAGCCGTCGCCACGACCAGCGCCGGGGTGGCGTGGTCGTGCGGCTGGCCGGATGGCGATCAGCTACCTGCTGCCGAGATGATCGGTGCCGTGCGCCGCATCCTGCGCGTGGTCGACCTGCCCCTGACCGTCGATATCGAGGAGGGGTGTTCGGATGACCCGGAGGAGGTGGCCCGACTGGTTGTCACGCTGGTGGACGAAGGCGTGGCGGGTATCAACATCGAGGACGGATCGAAGTCGCCGGACCTGCTCGTCGCGAAGCTGCAGGCGATACGCGCGGCGCTGGGCAAGCGTGACCTCTTCATCAACGGACGTACCGATGTGTATCTCCGTGGCATGGCGTCGGGTGACGCGGCAGTCGAGGAAGTCCTCGCTCGGGCGAAGCGCTACATCGACGCCGGAATCGATGGCATGTTCGTTCCCGGCCTATCGGTGATCGACGAGATCCGACGGGTCGCCGAAGGGATCGCGTCGGTTCCGTTGAACGTCATGCTGGTGCCGGGTTTGCCGTCGCACGCGGAACTCTACTCAGCCGGCGCGCGGCGCCTGAGCGCGGGTATCGCGCTGTCGTTGGATGCTTATGCGGCTACCGCACAGAAGGCGGCCGAGTTCATGGGCAAAGCTGCGCCGGCGGCAGTGACCTATCCGCTCCTGAACGCGCTGCTGAAAAGGTAA
- the queF gene encoding NADPH-dependent 7-cyano-7-deazaguanine reductase QueF (Catalyzes the NADPH-dependent reduction of 7-cyano-7-deazaguanine (preQ0) to 7-aminomethyl-7-deazaguanine (preQ1) in queuosine biosynthesis) — translation MSSPDHSPLGKATVYADRYDAGLLYPIPRQGKRDEIGVSADALPFHGVDVWNGYELSWLDLRGKPVVAVAEFRFPATTPNIVESKSFKLYLNSFAQERLADAAAVGAILVRDLSAAAGGPAEVILRAPGDLDGTPIGEPEGALLDVQELDFDSYGPPRPDFLATHEGDAREVLVSHLLRSNCPVTGQPDWGSVQIAYTGAPIDRAGLLRYLVSFRSHTEFHEQCVERIFMDIRERCAPRELAVYARYTRRGGLDINPFRSTDPAAVPGNPRGARQ, via the coding sequence ATGTCATCTCCCGATCATTCGCCGCTGGGCAAGGCCACCGTCTACGCCGACCGCTACGACGCCGGGCTGCTCTATCCCATTCCCCGCCAGGGCAAGCGCGACGAAATCGGCGTCTCCGCCGACGCGCTGCCGTTCCACGGCGTGGATGTATGGAACGGCTACGAGCTGTCCTGGCTGGACCTGCGTGGCAAACCCGTCGTCGCGGTCGCCGAATTCCGCTTTCCGGCGACGACACCGAACATCGTCGAATCCAAGTCGTTCAAGCTCTACCTGAACAGCTTCGCCCAGGAACGCCTGGCCGATGCCGCCGCCGTGGGCGCGATCCTCGTCCGCGACCTGTCGGCGGCAGCCGGAGGCCCCGCCGAGGTGATCCTGCGGGCACCGGGCGACCTCGACGGGACACCGATCGGTGAACCCGAAGGCGCTCTCCTGGACGTCCAGGAGCTCGACTTCGACAGCTACGGCCCGCCCCGCCCGGATTTCCTGGCGACCCACGAAGGCGACGCCCGGGAAGTACTGGTCTCGCACCTGCTGCGCTCCAATTGCCCGGTCACCGGCCAGCCCGACTGGGGCAGCGTGCAGATCGCCTATACAGGCGCGCCGATCGACCGCGCCGGCCTGCTCCGTTACCTGGTTTCCTTCCGCAGCCACACCGAATTCCACGAGCAGTGCGTCGAACGCATCTTCATGGACATCCGCGAACGCTGCGCGCCACGCGAGCTGGCCGTGTATGCGCGTTACACGCGCCGCGGCGGCCTCGACATCAATCCGTTCCGCAGCACGGACCCGGCCGCCGTGCCCGGCAATCCGCGCGGCGCGCGGCAATAA